The following proteins are encoded in a genomic region of Saccharopolyspora antimicrobica:
- a CDS encoding glycosyltransferase 87 family protein produces the protein MTGSARARLADRLREHRSLLAVIAVAELIAVMVVSTVNTHDHIDGEVYRLGAKALLGGRDLYNDLPATESGLELPFIYPPFAAIVFAPLGLIPKAASTAVIMLVSHLALLTTLYVVLRAAPFLQEHRERVLLVTAAVLPLATISEPVLETITYAQINIVLMALVAVDCLWRVDGAKKLPYPRGLLIGLAAGIKLTPLVFLLLPLLRRDVRTIAVALLTFLGTALLGFALTFDNARRFWLQEMFASSNVSFGPKFTGDASVYAGNQSLRSLLTKVGVPHLTVFFAVLAVLALVLVVLGMRHAVRRRDLPTAVVLNGVFGLLMSPISWSHHWVWAIPGLVLLLGAAWTQRNWALLLATAMITGFFMMGPHWKVPQGKGLELTWNLPQNLIGNAYVYFGLAFLLYNAILWWRARRVAPVGTAPTHEPPLPARAR, from the coding sequence GTGACCGGTAGCGCGCGAGCACGGCTGGCCGACCGGTTGCGCGAGCACCGGTCGCTGCTGGCGGTCATCGCGGTCGCCGAGCTGATCGCGGTGATGGTCGTGTCGACCGTCAACACCCACGACCACATCGACGGCGAGGTCTACCGGCTGGGCGCGAAGGCGCTGCTGGGCGGCCGGGACCTCTACAACGACCTGCCCGCGACCGAGTCCGGCCTGGAGCTGCCGTTCATCTACCCGCCGTTCGCGGCGATCGTGTTCGCGCCGCTCGGCCTGATCCCCAAGGCCGCGTCCACCGCGGTGATCATGCTGGTCAGCCACCTCGCGCTGCTGACGACGCTGTACGTGGTGCTCCGCGCGGCGCCCTTCCTGCAGGAGCACCGGGAGCGGGTGCTGCTGGTGACGGCGGCGGTGCTGCCGCTGGCCACGATCAGCGAACCGGTGCTGGAGACGATCACCTACGCGCAGATCAACATCGTGCTGATGGCGCTGGTCGCGGTGGACTGCCTGTGGCGGGTGGACGGGGCGAAGAAGCTGCCCTACCCGCGCGGGCTGCTGATCGGCCTGGCCGCCGGGATCAAGCTCACGCCGCTGGTGTTCCTGCTGCTCCCGCTGCTGCGCCGGGACGTGCGGACGATCGCCGTCGCGCTGCTGACCTTCCTCGGCACCGCGCTGCTGGGCTTCGCGCTGACCTTCGACAATGCGCGCCGCTTCTGGCTGCAGGAGATGTTCGCCAGCAGCAACGTGTCCTTCGGGCCGAAGTTCACCGGCGACGCCTCGGTCTACGCGGGCAACCAGTCGCTGCGGTCGCTGCTGACCAAGGTGGGCGTGCCGCACCTGACCGTGTTCTTCGCCGTGCTCGCCGTGCTCGCCCTGGTGCTGGTGGTGCTCGGGATGCGGCACGCGGTCCGACGGCGGGACCTGCCGACCGCGGTGGTGCTCAACGGCGTGTTCGGGCTGCTGATGTCGCCGATCTCCTGGTCGCACCACTGGGTCTGGGCGATCCCGGGGCTGGTGCTGCTGCTCGGCGCCGCCTGGACGCAGCGGAACTGGGCGCTGCTGCTGGCGACCGCGATGATCACCGGGTTCTTCATGATGGGCCCGCACTGGAAGGTGCCGCAGGGCAAGGGCCTGGAGCTGACCTGGAACCTCCCGCAGAACCTGATCGGCAACGCCTACGTCTACTTCGGGCTGGCCTTCCTGCTCTACAACGCGATCCTGTGGTGGCGCGCCCGCCGCGTCGCACCGGTCGGGACCGCCCCGACCCACGAGCCCCCGCTCCCGGCCCGAGCCCGCTGA
- a CDS encoding sensor domain-containing diguanylate cyclase, translating into MSVVEVAASAQLASVWDDYISGLNVGVLLTDERGQVLATNDVAAELMQLSKSDLLTGVRPAGWRLRDDTGAAMPDWAELAGQVLRAGSPLSIPMVIARSGQPLSRIWADYHAVQVQGRRRVLILLQPVHTDVPHSRGLLDPLTGLPGRVLLLDRLEQSLVRARSRGTLSTLVLIDVQQLAAFNAEHGFDRGDDLLTTLAGRLREGLSDEHTVARYGGDEFAVVAEHPSGTGETIAEQAREVAGWPLRIGRKQVRPGLRVSWVTTDGQAPVHSVLARAEQQLQH; encoded by the coding sequence ATGAGTGTCGTCGAGGTAGCCGCATCAGCTCAGTTGGCGTCGGTGTGGGACGACTACATCAGCGGGCTCAACGTCGGCGTGCTGCTGACCGATGAGCGCGGGCAGGTGCTGGCCACCAACGACGTCGCCGCCGAACTCATGCAGTTGTCCAAGTCCGATCTGCTCACCGGCGTCCGGCCCGCGGGCTGGCGCCTGCGCGACGACACCGGCGCGGCGATGCCGGACTGGGCGGAGCTGGCCGGTCAGGTGCTGCGCGCGGGCAGCCCGCTGTCCATCCCGATGGTGATCGCCCGCAGCGGCCAGCCGCTGAGCCGGATCTGGGCGGACTACCACGCGGTGCAGGTGCAGGGCCGCCGCCGCGTGCTGATCCTGCTGCAGCCCGTGCACACCGACGTCCCGCACAGCCGGGGCCTGCTGGATCCGCTGACCGGGCTGCCCGGCCGCGTGCTGCTGCTGGACCGCCTGGAGCAGTCCCTGGTGCGGGCGCGCAGCCGCGGCACGCTGTCCACGCTGGTGCTGATCGACGTGCAGCAGCTGGCGGCCTTCAACGCCGAGCACGGCTTCGACCGCGGCGACGACCTGCTGACCACGCTGGCCGGCCGGCTCCGGGAAGGGCTCAGTGACGAGCACACCGTGGCCCGCTACGGCGGCGACGAGTTCGCGGTGGTCGCCGAGCACCCGAGCGGCACCGGCGAGACGATCGCCGAGCAGGCCCGCGAGGTGGCCGGCTGGCCGCTGCGGATCGGCCGCAAGCAGGTCCGGCCCGGCCTCCGCGTCTCCTGGGTGACCACCGACGGCCAAGCCCCGGTCCACTCGGTCCTGGCAAGAGCCGAGCAACAGCTGCAGCACTGA
- a CDS encoding inositol-3-phosphate synthase: MGGDRPGRTVRVAIVGVGNCAASLVQGVHYYADADPSTRVPGLMHVEFGEYHVRDVNFVAAFDVDAKKVGRDLSEAIVASENNTIKIADVPPLGVTVQRGHTLDGLGRFYRETIEESDEQPVDVVQALKDAEVDVLVSYLPVGSEGADKYYAQCAIDAGVAFVNALPVFIASDPEWAQKFTDAGVPIVGDDIKSQVGATITHRVLAKLFEDRGVHLDRTMQLNVGGNMDFLNMKELERLESKKVSKTQSVTSQVDRDLGKRNVHIGPSDYVPWLDDRKWAYIRLEGRAFGDVPLNLEYKLEVWDSPNSAGIIIDAIRAAKIAKDRGIGGPILSASSYFMKSPPEQYADSAAYQAVEDFIAGTVER; this comes from the coding sequence ATGGGCGGAGATCGGCCCGGTCGTACGGTGCGAGTGGCGATCGTCGGCGTCGGGAACTGCGCGGCATCGCTGGTGCAGGGCGTCCACTACTACGCCGATGCCGACCCGAGCACCAGGGTGCCCGGTCTGATGCACGTCGAGTTCGGCGAGTACCACGTGCGGGACGTGAATTTCGTGGCGGCCTTCGACGTGGACGCGAAGAAGGTCGGCCGGGACCTCTCCGAGGCCATCGTCGCCAGCGAGAACAACACGATCAAGATCGCCGACGTGCCGCCGCTGGGCGTCACCGTGCAGCGCGGGCACACCCTCGACGGCCTGGGCCGGTTCTACCGGGAGACCATCGAGGAGTCCGACGAGCAGCCGGTGGACGTCGTGCAGGCGCTCAAGGACGCCGAGGTCGACGTGCTGGTGTCCTACCTGCCGGTGGGCTCCGAGGGCGCCGACAAGTACTACGCGCAGTGCGCCATCGACGCCGGGGTGGCGTTCGTCAACGCGCTGCCGGTGTTCATCGCGTCCGACCCGGAGTGGGCGCAGAAGTTCACCGACGCCGGCGTGCCGATCGTCGGTGACGACATCAAGTCGCAGGTCGGCGCGACCATCACGCACCGCGTGCTGGCCAAGCTGTTCGAGGACCGCGGCGTCCACCTGGACCGCACGATGCAGCTCAACGTCGGCGGCAACATGGACTTCCTGAACATGAAGGAACTGGAGCGCCTGGAGTCGAAGAAGGTCTCCAAGACGCAGTCGGTGACCTCGCAGGTGGACCGCGACCTGGGCAAGCGCAACGTGCACATCGGCCCGTCGGACTACGTGCCGTGGCTGGACGACCGCAAGTGGGCCTACATCCGGCTGGAGGGCCGCGCCTTCGGCGACGTCCCGCTGAACCTGGAGTACAAGCTGGAGGTGTGGGACTCGCCGAACTCGGCGGGCATCATCATCGACGCGATCCGCGCGGCCAAGATCGCCAAGGACCGCGGCATCGGTGGCCCGATCCTCTCGGCCTCCTCCTACTTCATGAAGTCCCCGCCGGAGCAGTACGCCGACTCCGCCGCCTACCAGGCGGTCGAGGACTTCATCGCCGGGACCGTGGAGCGCTGA
- a CDS encoding PadR family transcriptional regulator yields MLELAVLGLLHEAPMHGYELRKRLHDAPGAFRALSCGTLYPTLRRLQRAGLIEEQPETPDARGWGRRARRVYRVTTAGEFRFAELVGDCGPQACDDNAFGVHVVFFSRTPAEARLRILEGRRRRVEERREGLRNALADDDRFDRYTRELHRLRLDHSEREIRWLDEIIEHERAEQAAAAREQELQGHDR; encoded by the coding sequence ATGCTCGAACTCGCCGTGCTCGGTCTCCTGCACGAGGCCCCGATGCACGGCTACGAGCTGCGGAAGCGGTTGCACGACGCACCGGGTGCCTTCCGCGCGCTGTCCTGCGGAACTTTGTACCCGACGTTGCGCAGGCTGCAGCGCGCCGGACTGATCGAGGAACAGCCCGAGACCCCCGACGCGCGCGGCTGGGGTCGACGGGCACGTCGCGTGTACCGGGTGACCACGGCGGGCGAGTTCCGCTTCGCCGAGCTGGTCGGGGACTGCGGGCCGCAGGCGTGCGACGACAACGCGTTCGGCGTCCACGTGGTGTTCTTCTCCCGCACCCCGGCCGAGGCCCGGTTGCGGATCCTGGAGGGCAGGCGGCGGCGCGTCGAAGAACGCCGTGAGGGCCTGCGCAACGCGCTGGCCGACGACGACCGGTTCGACCGCTACACCCGGGAGCTGCACCGCCTCCGGCTCGACCACAGCGAACGGGAGATTCGCTGGCTCGACGAGATCATCGAACACGAACGCGCCGAGCAGGCAGCTGCGGCGCGCGAGCAAGAACTGCAAGGACACGACAGATGA
- a CDS encoding DUF5318 domain-containing protein: MRTQRQVVDYALQRRALLAQVHAGRVGVMEVCDADPYLLRAAKFHGEPSGVTCPVCRKEPLTLVSWVFGDALKHASGTARAPEELDRMAAVFEEFNVYVVEVCRTCNWNHLVQSYVLGTGGLNERRSQRKTAAE; encoded by the coding sequence GTGCGGACCCAACGGCAAGTGGTCGACTACGCGTTGCAGCGCAGGGCGCTGCTCGCGCAGGTCCACGCTGGCCGCGTCGGGGTGATGGAGGTCTGCGACGCCGATCCGTACCTGCTGCGGGCGGCGAAGTTCCACGGTGAGCCGAGCGGGGTGACCTGCCCGGTGTGTCGGAAGGAGCCGTTGACCCTGGTCTCGTGGGTCTTCGGCGATGCCCTCAAGCACGCGTCCGGTACGGCGCGAGCACCCGAGGAGCTGGACCGGATGGCCGCCGTGTTCGAGGAGTTCAACGTCTACGTCGTAGAGGTATGCCGCACATGTAATTGGAACCACCTGGTGCAGTCGTACGTCCTGGGAACTGGCGGCTTGAACGAGCGGCGTTCCCAGCGCAAGACTGCTGCGGAGTGA
- a CDS encoding transglycosylase domain-containing protein → MTGPPPGPGGPAWPSEEPRPGPRQGPPPPPPRPGPPNQQWPNGNPDAQETQQQPAVPSGPDAKWPEGESAQERTGAWTPSFDDDDDDDSALSKRLSGDSGDSGDNGRGNLDLPTAYTPVPPPPPNGGREGAPPPPPNGGREGAPHGPGREGPPPPPPGGRQGPPPPPSAQQTRQGPPPGRPPQPPSAEQPTQNIPQPGRDDDRRRAGGAAAAGAAAAGAAAAGMAAGAGAAGAAGAAGGGAGGAAGAAAGGAAGAAGGAAANGAGNPREPQLLTHQEQGSYNYYADDQLDDDPYDNYDDGRGYDDGRGDARNGDDRDGDDRFDDFGPADDDPDDEMSARRSKRSVLWKRVRRACYVATALFILAPVAVFIYGYVSWQAPSQAKVMDADRPVDLLYANGEPMARVSTDKTREVINSINEVSPAMRNATLAAEDATFYENPGFDFKGIARSVYFMATGSGIGGGSTITQQFLKLDQDLKKDPTYVRKIKEIVLAYKLTNDMSKDEILLAYMNTASYGRGTNGIKAASKAYFGKEPSQLNNAEAAILAGVVQAPYGGNDPGQNPEKAKARWDYVIGQMENNGFLQPGERETMQYPQTLPRGDWRKDSRLTPEQDAIWTAIQAELNEKGLTEDELSRGGYRIKTTIDPDAQEKAEQAVHSVMEEQPKTLRTSLVAVDPKTGGVLAYYGSKENRGDLDWASQEQEPGSSFKPLVVAAGLKQGIGIGEYYDGSDNQVIAGTPFRNSEGIACDVPTHCGIREAMTKSVNTVFVHLANKVGTPKVAETAHEAGISESTKLSNNGIVESGIALGQYPVRPTDMAAAYGTFVNGGERVKPHFVSEAVSSVTGPYNLKIPEPEPAFSSDAEESSDIAADVAESMKNVASSSKVPLNNNRPVAAKTGTHQWGSTNLNRNAWMIGATPQVSTAVAMLNNDGQPQPLKDSSGKTFYGSKYPSQVWQKFMNSYLQGKKVEKLPTPGKIGQFEDTPPPPPPTSEAPSESMLPSESMDPSNSRDPDESEDPTSSAGRPSRDCGGIFSPPCPPGQGDGDGDGDGDSGDGGGGPNNVAPTDRPRYYG, encoded by the coding sequence ATGACCGGACCGCCGCCGGGGCCGGGCGGGCCGGCGTGGCCGAGCGAAGAACCGCGACCGGGGCCGAGGCAGGGCCCTCCGCCTCCGCCTCCGCGACCGGGGCCGCCGAACCAGCAGTGGCCGAACGGCAACCCGGACGCGCAGGAGACCCAGCAGCAGCCCGCGGTGCCCTCCGGTCCGGACGCGAAGTGGCCCGAGGGCGAGTCGGCGCAGGAGCGCACCGGCGCGTGGACGCCGTCGTTCGACGATGACGACGATGACGACTCCGCGCTGTCCAAGCGGCTGAGCGGTGATTCGGGCGATTCGGGCGACAACGGGCGCGGCAATCTCGACCTGCCGACCGCGTACACCCCGGTGCCGCCTCCGCCGCCCAACGGCGGCCGCGAAGGCGCACCGCCCCCGCCGCCGAACGGCGGCCGCGAAGGCGCGCCGCACGGACCTGGCCGGGAGGGCCCGCCTCCGCCGCCTCCGGGTGGCCGTCAGGGGCCGCCACCGCCTCCGAGCGCGCAGCAGACCCGCCAGGGCCCGCCGCCCGGTCGGCCGCCGCAGCCGCCGAGCGCGGAGCAGCCGACTCAGAACATCCCCCAGCCGGGGCGTGACGACGACCGCCGTCGCGCTGGTGGCGCAGCCGCCGCGGGCGCTGCGGCCGCAGGCGCGGCTGCCGCCGGCATGGCCGCCGGAGCCGGAGCAGCTGGAGCTGCCGGTGCAGCGGGCGGTGGTGCTGGTGGTGCCGCTGGCGCAGCGGCCGGTGGAGCCGCAGGTGCGGCCGGTGGAGCGGCGGCGAACGGCGCGGGAAACCCCCGCGAGCCGCAGCTGCTCACGCACCAGGAACAGGGCAGCTACAACTACTACGCCGACGACCAGCTCGACGACGACCCGTACGACAACTACGACGACGGGCGCGGCTACGACGACGGACGTGGCGACGCCCGCAACGGGGATGATCGCGATGGCGACGACCGATTCGACGACTTCGGCCCGGCCGACGACGACCCGGACGACGAGATGAGCGCCCGTCGGAGCAAGCGCAGCGTGCTCTGGAAGCGGGTGCGGCGGGCCTGCTACGTCGCTACCGCGCTGTTCATCCTGGCGCCCGTCGCGGTGTTCATCTACGGCTACGTGTCCTGGCAGGCGCCGAGCCAGGCCAAGGTGATGGACGCGGACCGGCCGGTCGACCTGCTCTACGCCAACGGCGAACCGATGGCGCGGGTCTCCACCGACAAGACGCGCGAGGTGATCAACAGCATCAACGAGGTCTCCCCGGCGATGCGCAACGCGACTCTCGCCGCGGAGGACGCCACCTTCTACGAGAACCCCGGGTTTGACTTCAAGGGCATCGCGCGCTCGGTCTACTTCATGGCGACCGGCTCCGGCATCGGTGGCGGCTCGACGATCACCCAGCAGTTCCTCAAGCTGGACCAGGACCTGAAGAAGGATCCGACCTACGTCCGCAAGATCAAAGAGATCGTGCTGGCCTACAAGCTGACGAACGACATGTCCAAGGACGAGATCCTGCTGGCGTACATGAACACGGCCAGCTACGGACGCGGCACGAACGGGATCAAGGCCGCCTCGAAGGCGTACTTCGGCAAGGAACCGAGCCAGCTGAACAACGCGGAGGCCGCCATCCTGGCCGGCGTGGTGCAGGCGCCGTACGGCGGCAACGACCCCGGCCAGAACCCGGAGAAGGCCAAGGCCCGCTGGGACTACGTCATCGGGCAGATGGAGAACAACGGCTTCCTGCAGCCGGGCGAGCGGGAGACCATGCAGTACCCGCAAACCCTCCCGCGCGGGGACTGGCGGAAGGACAGCCGGCTCACCCCTGAGCAGGACGCCATCTGGACGGCCATCCAGGCCGAGCTGAACGAGAAGGGGCTGACCGAGGACGAGCTGTCCCGCGGTGGCTACCGGATCAAGACCACCATCGACCCGGACGCGCAGGAGAAGGCCGAGCAAGCCGTCCACTCGGTGATGGAAGAGCAGCCGAAAACGCTGCGGACCTCGCTGGTCGCGGTCGACCCGAAGACCGGCGGGGTGCTGGCCTACTACGGTTCGAAGGAGAACCGCGGTGACCTGGACTGGGCCAGCCAGGAGCAGGAACCGGGCTCGTCGTTCAAGCCGCTCGTGGTTGCGGCGGGCCTGAAGCAGGGCATCGGCATCGGTGAGTACTACGACGGCAGCGACAACCAGGTGATCGCCGGAACCCCGTTCCGGAACTCCGAAGGCATCGCGTGCGACGTCCCGACGCACTGCGGGATCCGCGAGGCGATGACCAAGTCGGTCAACACCGTGTTCGTCCACCTGGCCAACAAGGTCGGGACCCCCAAGGTCGCTGAGACCGCGCACGAGGCGGGCATCTCGGAATCGACGAAGCTGTCGAACAACGGCATCGTCGAATCCGGTATCGCGCTGGGCCAGTACCCGGTCCGCCCGACGGACATGGCCGCGGCGTACGGGACGTTCGTCAACGGCGGTGAGAGGGTCAAGCCGCACTTCGTGTCCGAGGCGGTCAGCTCCGTGACCGGCCCGTACAACCTGAAGATCCCGGAACCCGAGCCGGCCTTCAGCAGCGACGCCGAGGAGAGCTCGGACATCGCCGCCGACGTCGCCGAGTCGATGAAGAACGTGGCCTCGAGCTCCAAGGTGCCGCTCAACAACAACCGTCCGGTGGCCGCCAAGACCGGTACCCACCAGTGGGGTTCCACGAACCTGAACCGGAACGCCTGGATGATCGGCGCGACGCCGCAGGTCTCCACGGCGGTGGCGATGCTCAACAACGATGGCCAACCGCAGCCGCTGAAGGACTCCAGCGGCAAGACCTTCTACGGCAGCAAGTACCCGTCGCAGGTGTGGCAGAAGTTCATGAACTCCTACCTGCAGGGCAAGAAGGTGGAGAAGCTGCCGACGCCGGGCAAGATCGGGCAGTTCGAGGACACCCCGCCGCCGCCCCCGCCGACGAGCGAGGCGCCGAGCGAGTCGATGCTCCCGAGCGAGTCGATGGACCCGAGCAACTCCCGGGATCCGGACGAGTCGGAGGACCCGACCTCCAGCGCCGGACGGCCGAGCCGCGACTGCGGTGGCATCTTCTCCCCGCCGTGCCCGCCGGGGCAGGGCGACGGTGACGGTGACGGCGATGGTGACAGCGGCGACGGGGGCGGCGGGCCCAACAACGTCGCTCCGACGGACCGGCCGAGGTACTACGGCTGA
- a CDS encoding glycosyltransferase family 87 protein: protein MSPTTEPASSEPPTPHRRPDSAVDSDSLGPEDRVAPTWSEPLAQQISRPFGGRLGRHAQVGRQWFWTPLRVILLFAVLVLAAAWLFKAPCQLTYDTGSGPQLDWRNNKQYTAMCYTDIIPRYGMGDLARDDAFPYKTPWLENAGTPQEKVRYMEYPVLTGVFQWINARAADGWATLAELGFLPGGLTSVLYFNLTAFWLAAAWLVTIWALVGLCRRRVWDVAIAALSPLVLVHAFTNFDALATALGTAGLLAWARRRPVLAGVLIGLGGAAKLYPLFFLGPLLVLAWRAGKVPEAVRAVLAAALAWLAVNVPILVLYPAGWGEFFRLNNQRAADPDSLYNVLMHFTGWAGFDGELPPGATPTVLNSVSLALFLLACAAIGWLALAAPTRPRLAQLCFLVVAAFLLTNKVWSPQYSLWLVPLAVLAIPRWRLLLAWMLVDAVVWAPRMYYYLGTANKGLPEGWFLGAVVIRDVMVVALCVLIVREILNPARDKVRTTLSVRPGRVPDALDDPCGGFLDGAHDRFVLPAPRSFGRTTGVQGELGVRP from the coding sequence GTGTCCCCCACGACCGAGCCCGCCAGCAGTGAACCGCCGACGCCCCACCGGCGTCCGGATTCGGCGGTGGACAGCGACTCGCTCGGTCCCGAGGACCGCGTCGCGCCGACCTGGTCGGAGCCGCTGGCGCAGCAGATCAGCCGCCCGTTCGGCGGCAGGCTGGGCAGGCACGCGCAGGTCGGCAGGCAGTGGTTCTGGACACCGCTGCGGGTGATCCTGCTGTTCGCGGTGCTGGTGCTGGCCGCGGCGTGGCTGTTCAAGGCGCCCTGCCAGCTCACCTACGACACCGGCAGCGGACCGCAGCTGGACTGGCGGAACAACAAGCAGTACACCGCCATGTGCTACACCGACATCATCCCGCGCTACGGCATGGGCGACTTGGCCCGCGACGACGCGTTCCCGTACAAGACGCCGTGGCTGGAGAACGCGGGCACACCGCAGGAGAAGGTCCGGTACATGGAGTACCCGGTGCTGACCGGGGTGTTCCAGTGGATCAACGCGCGGGCCGCCGACGGGTGGGCGACGCTGGCCGAGCTCGGCTTCCTGCCCGGTGGCCTGACCAGCGTGCTGTACTTCAACCTCACCGCGTTCTGGCTGGCCGCGGCCTGGCTGGTGACCATCTGGGCGCTGGTCGGGCTGTGCCGCAGGCGGGTCTGGGACGTCGCGATAGCCGCGCTCTCCCCGCTGGTCCTGGTGCACGCCTTCACCAACTTCGACGCGCTGGCCACCGCGCTGGGCACCGCCGGGCTGCTCGCGTGGGCGCGGCGCCGACCGGTGCTGGCCGGGGTGCTGATCGGTCTCGGCGGGGCGGCCAAGCTCTACCCGCTGTTCTTCCTCGGCCCGCTGCTGGTGCTGGCCTGGCGGGCGGGCAAGGTGCCGGAGGCGGTGCGCGCGGTGCTGGCCGCGGCGCTGGCCTGGCTGGCGGTGAACGTGCCGATCCTGGTGCTCTACCCGGCGGGTTGGGGCGAGTTCTTCCGGCTGAACAACCAGCGCGCGGCCGATCCGGACTCGCTGTACAACGTGCTGATGCACTTCACCGGGTGGGCCGGGTTCGACGGCGAGCTGCCGCCGGGCGCGACGCCGACGGTGCTGAACTCGGTGAGCCTCGCGCTGTTCCTGCTGGCCTGCGCGGCGATCGGGTGGCTGGCGCTGGCGGCGCCCACCCGGCCGCGGCTGGCGCAGCTGTGCTTCCTGGTGGTGGCGGCGTTCCTGCTGACCAACAAGGTGTGGAGCCCGCAGTACTCGCTGTGGCTGGTGCCGCTGGCGGTGCTGGCGATCCCGCGCTGGCGGCTGCTGCTGGCCTGGATGCTCGTCGACGCGGTGGTCTGGGCGCCGCGGATGTACTACTACCTGGGCACGGCCAACAAGGGCCTGCCCGAGGGCTGGTTCCTGGGCGCGGTCGTGATCCGGGACGTCATGGTGGTGGCCCTGTGCGTGCTGATCGTCCGGGAGATCCTGAACCCGGCGCGCGACAAGGTCCGGACGACCCTCTCGGTGCGCCCGGGCCGCGTGCCGGACGCGCTGGACGACCCGTGCGGCGGCTTCCTCGACGGCGCCCACGACCGCTTCGTCCTGCCCGCGCCGCGTTCCTTCGGCAGGACCACGGGCGTTCAGGGGGAACTAGGGGTTCGCCCCTGA
- a CDS encoding PspC domain-containing protein — protein MTTYRMPLARPKDSAMIAGVCAGLAQRFGMKPSTVRILFLVSCLLPGPQFLVYLVLWVLIPKR, from the coding sequence ATGACGACCTACCGAATGCCCCTGGCCCGCCCGAAGGACAGCGCGATGATCGCCGGTGTGTGCGCCGGACTCGCCCAGCGCTTCGGCATGAAGCCGTCCACGGTCCGGATCCTGTTCCTGGTGTCCTGCCTGCTGCCGGGCCCGCAGTTCCTGGTCTACCTGGTCCTCTGGGTGCTCATCCCGAAGCGCTGA
- a CDS encoding ABC transporter ATP-binding protein, with translation MGRGFWVVVRELAGVVKNFGARPVLRGVDLSVAAGEVIGVLGTNGSGKSTLLRILAGVSKPSGGTASGRPRTGYVPDRFPARQRMSALSYLCHLGRISGLSTAEARRRAGGWLERFALAGGPDAPLRDLSKGNAQKVGLAQALLPEPDLLVLDEPWSGLDAGTRAVLTEVVGESAARGAAVVFTDHRPDLVRTTATRAHRLVDGRLQPLGSEVPTCRILLRGGTDEEWSGVVARRGDDVELEVAVAEREALLLEAIRRGCAVISVDSRVGR, from the coding sequence GTGGGCAGGGGGTTCTGGGTGGTGGTCCGGGAACTCGCCGGGGTGGTCAAGAACTTCGGGGCGCGGCCGGTGCTGCGAGGTGTCGACCTCTCGGTGGCGGCCGGTGAGGTGATCGGGGTCCTGGGCACCAACGGTTCCGGGAAGTCGACGCTGCTGCGGATCCTCGCGGGCGTGTCCAAGCCGTCCGGCGGCACCGCCTCCGGACGGCCGCGCACCGGGTACGTGCCCGACCGCTTTCCCGCGCGGCAGCGGATGAGCGCCCTCTCCTACCTCTGCCACCTCGGCCGGATCAGCGGCTTGTCCACCGCCGAAGCGCGGCGGCGGGCCGGCGGCTGGCTGGAGCGCTTCGCGCTGGCCGGTGGCCCGGACGCACCGCTGCGCGATCTGTCGAAGGGCAACGCGCAGAAGGTCGGCCTGGCGCAGGCGCTGCTGCCGGAACCGGATCTGCTGGTGCTGGACGAACCGTGGTCCGGACTGGACGCCGGAACCCGCGCGGTGCTGACCGAGGTCGTCGGCGAGTCCGCGGCACGAGGCGCCGCCGTGGTGTTCACCGACCACCGCCCGGATCTCGTGCGCACCACCGCCACCCGCGCGCACCGGCTCGTCGACGGGCGGCTCCAGCCGCTCGGATCGGAGGTGCCGACCTGCCGGATCCTGTTGCGCGGCGGGACGGACGAGGAGTGGAGCGGCGTGGTGGCGCGGCGCGGCGACGACGTCGAGCTGGAAGTCGCGGTGGCAGAACGGGAAGCGCTGCTGCTCGAAGCCATCCGGCGCGGCTGCGCGGTGATCTCGGTGGATTCGCGGGTGGGGCGATGA